Proteins found in one Oryza glaberrima chromosome 4, OglaRS2, whole genome shotgun sequence genomic segment:
- the LOC127770864 gene encoding transcription factor PCF2-like has protein sequence MESSLLISFRRFGQAAAAARRVGRRARRRCGGGGGGGANSGDKLDCETIRWLTRELGHKSDSETIRWFMQQSEPAIVTATGMGTVPAITTTVDGILRIPTESPSAVAAAARGDEPTPKRRSKLQPTRAATDDSVEALAMAPPPRSTTPLSLPPSSKPMAAARSQYPAASPPPHPQQHPQPLEAAQSRSSPCRQPVTAASR, from the exons ATGGAga GCAGCCTCCTCATCTCCTTCCGCCGCTTTgggcaggccgccgccgccgcccgacgggTGGGAAGGAGAGCaaggcggcgatgcggcggcggcggcggcggcggcgccaactcAGGTGACAAGTTGGACTGCGAGACCATCCGCTGGCTCACCCGCGAGCTAGGGCACAAGTCCGACAGCGAGACCATCCGCTGGTTCATGCAGCAGTCGGAGCCTGCCATCGTCACCGCCACGGGGATGGGCACCGTGCCCGCGATCACCACCACTGTCGATGGCATCCTCCGCATCCCCACCGAGTCGccctccgccgtcgcggcggctgcCCGCGGCGATGAGCCCACCCCAAAGCGGCGTAGCAAGCTCCAgccgacgcgcgcggcgaccgACGACTCGGTGGAGGCGCTGGCCATGGCTCCTCCCCCGCGGTCTACTACCCCTTTGTCGCTGCCCCCCTCCTCCAAGCCAATGGCAGCGGCTCGATCTCAATATCCAGCGGCCTCGCCCCCACCTCATCCGCAACAGCACCCACAGCCGCTGGAGGCAGCACAATCCCGTTCATCGCCATGCCGGCAGCCAGTGACGGCGGCAAGCAGGTGA
- the LOC127769309 gene encoding formin-like protein 2: MSSSARGITLLCLLLIVSSTVLHFSIGGGSNGEKRRDDGDGDGDDEKVRLLLGANALGERDRRHGHGHGGGVSSAPAPAPAPAPARAHLPPPLLHKNARLPDPVPGRVGLGHRRGNATAAHRRRSEREGKKSTPLVVVAAGAALSGAAAVLLVVLVVFLACRRFQRRAMPGADQSGTNKVSFDPGPDVFYLDAVKPYVEADHGGGGGVVKTAPELAGPKEEPRCEEEDSGVALSDDGADSVHSSCCFHSSHFSYSELRDTKPGSNGVSPSPSGRSRRRSSAPVTPSEKNKAASPYSPQCPRTPSNRERSSRAHSPSSSVSDLTSVSTSVVKDHEVRRAVHSLRFPEAQSGGAGHAKEDEAESGNMRPPPPPPPPPPPPPPPPPPPPPPPPAVTQQQDVKTSCGPAVPPPPPPPPPPPPPLLAPKQQSSGGPILPPAPAPPPLFRPWAPAVGKNGAPLPKLKPLHWDKVRAAPNRRMVWDRIRSSSFELDEKMIESLFGYNAKCSTKHEEVQSRSPSLGHHVLDTKRLQNFTILMKAVSATAEQIFAALLHGNGLSAQQLEALIKMAPAKDEADKLSAYDGDVDGLVPAERLLKVVLTIPCAFARVEAMLYRETFADEVGHIRKSFEMLEEACRELMSSKLFLKLLEAVLKTGNRMNVGTARGGAMAFKLDALLKLADVKGTDGKTTLLHFVVQEMTRSRAAEAADIAAGLGAELTNVRKTATVDLDVLTTSVSGLSHGLSRIKELVGSDLSGDERNQCFVAFMAPFVAHAGEVIRELEDGERRVLAHVREITEYYHGDVGKDEASPLRIFVIVRDFLGMLERVCKEVRGAKNCHGGNPALNLNNV; the protein is encoded by the exons ATGTCCAGTTCAGCCAGAGGAATCACCCTCCTCTGCCTCCTCTTGATCGTGTCATCCACTGTTCTCCACTTCtcgatcggcggcggcagcaatggcgagaagaggagagacgatggtgatggtgatggtgacgATGAGAAGGTGAGGTTGTTGCTTGGTGCCAACGCTCTGGGCGAGCGGGATAGGCGGCATGGGCATGGGCATGGAGGTGGTGTCtcttcggcgccggcgccggctccggctccggctccggctcgtgcccacctgccgccgccgctgctgcacaAGAACGCGCGGCTCCCGGACCCGGTGCCCGGTAGAGTCGGGCTCGGGCACAGGAGGGGGAACGCCACCGCGGCGCACAGACGGCGCAGCGAGCGGGAAGGGAAGAAGAGCACGCCGCTTGTCGTGgtcgccgcgggcgccgcgctgtccggcgcggcggcggtgctcctcgtcgtcctcgtggTGTTCCTGGCGTGCAGGAGGTTCCAGAGGAGGGCCATGCCGGGCGCTGACCAGAGCGGGACAAACAAGGTGAGCTTCGATCCTGGCCCCGACGTGTTCTACCTGGACGCCGTCAAGCCGTACGTCGAGGccgaccatggcggcggcggcggtgttgtgAAGACGGCGCCGGAGTTGGCCGGGCCGAAGGAAGAGCCCaggtgcgaggaggaggacagCGGAGTTGCCCTgtccgacgacggcgccgactcCGTCCATTCCTCGTGCTGCTTCCACTCGTCGCACTTCTCCTACTCCGAGCTCCGGGACACGAAGCCGGGGAGCAATGGcgtgtcgccatcgccatccggCCGGTCAAGACGACGGAGCTCCGCCCCTGTGACGCCCTCAGAGAAGAACAAGGCTGCGAGCCCTTATTCGCCGCAGTGCCCGCGCACGCCGAGCAACAGGGAGCGATCGTCTCGCGCCCACTCCCCGAGCTCGTCGGTTTCGGACTTGACATCGGTGTCGACATCGGTGGTCAAGGATCATGAAGTCCGGCGAGCCGTCCATTCCCTGAGGTTTCCAGAAGcgcagagcggcggcgcggggcacgCGAAGGAAGACGAGGCAGAATCAGGCAATATgaggccgcctcctcctcctcctccgccgccgccacctcctcctcctcctcctccgccgccgccgccaccgccgccggcagtaACACAGCAGCAGGATGTCAAGACAAGCTGTGGACCGGCCGTTcccccaccgcctccgcctccgcctccgccgccaccgccactgctcgCACCGAAACAGCAGAGCAGCGGCGGCCCGATCctcccgccggcgcccgcgccgcctcctctgtTCAGGCCGTGGGCGCCGGCGGTCGGGAAGAACGGCGCGCCGCTGCCGAAGCTGAAGCCGCTGCACTGGGACAAGGTGCGCGCCGCGCCCAACCGGCGGATGGTGTGGGACAGGATCCGATCGAGCTCGTTCGA GCTGGACGAGAAGATGATCGAGTCGCTGTTCGGGTACAACGCGAAGTGTTCGACGAAGCACGAGGAGGTGCAGAGCCGGAGCCCCTCGCTCGGCCACCACGTCCTCGACACCAAGAGGCTGCAGAACTTCACCATCCTGATGAAGGCCGTCAGCGCCACCGCCGAGCAGATCTTCGCCGCCCTGCTGCACG GGAACGGCCTGTCGGCGCAGCAGCTGGAGGCGCTCATCAAGATGGCGCCGGCCAAGGACGAGGCCGACAAGCTGTCCGCctacgacggcgacgtcgacggcctCGTCCCGGCGGAGAGGCTGCTCAAGGTGGTGCTCACGATACCGTGCGCGTTTGCGCGAGTGGAGGCGATGCTGTACCGGGAGACCTTCGCCGACGAGGTCGGCCACATCAGGAAGTCGTTCGAGATGCTCGAG GAGGCGTGCAGGGAGCTGATGTCCAGCAAGCTGTTCCTGAAGCTGCTGGAGGCCGTGCTCAAGACCGGGAACCGGATGAACGTCGGGActgcccgcggcggcgccatggcgttCAAGCTCGACGCGCTGCTCAAGCTCGCCGACGTCAAGGGCACCGACGGGAAGACCACGCTACTGCACTTCGTGGTGCAGGAGATGACCCGGTcgcgcgccgccgaggcggcggacATCGCCGCGGGGCTCGGCGCCGAGCTCACCAACGTCAGGAAGACGGCGACCGTGGACCTGGACGTGCTCACCACCTCGGTGTCCGGCCTGTCGCACGGCCTGTCCCGGATCAAGGAACTGGTCGGGAGCGACCTGTCCGGCGACGAGAGGAACCAGTGCTTCGTGGCGTTCATGGCGCCGTTCGTCGCCCACGCCGGCGAGGTGATCCGGGAGCTggaggacggcgagcggcgggtgcTGGCGCACGTCAGGGAGATCACCGAGTACTACCATGGCGACGTCGGCAAGGACGAGGCGAGCCCGCTCAGGATCTTCGTCATCGTCAGGGACTTCCTGGGGATGCTGGAGAGGGTGTGCAAGGAGGTGAGGGGAGCCAAGAATTGCCATGGCGGGAATCCTGCCCTGAACCTGAACAATGTATGA